The following proteins are encoded in a genomic region of Pyrus communis chromosome 11, drPyrComm1.1, whole genome shotgun sequence:
- the LOC137707886 gene encoding probable methyltransferase PMT9: protein MKHKSELSSFPTANKLLKFALIGLIGCLGLLCLYYGWSFGPGSRRSDEEASGSDGVDPLFGGFVLHHDLDDLHDDQEHNSEVPKSLPICDLRFSELIPCLDRNLIYQLRLKPNLTLMEHYERHCPPPERRYNCLIPPPLGYKIPIRWPASRDEVWKANIPHTHLAQEKSDQNWMVVNGDKINFPGGGTHFHDGADKYIVALSRMLKFPGDKFNNGGNIRNVLDVGCGVASFGAYLLSHDVIALSLAPNDVHENQIQFALERGIPSTLGILGTKRLTYPSRSFELAHCSRCRIDWLQRDGILLLELDRLLRPGGYFVYTSPEAYANDPENRRIWNAMYDLLKRMCWRVVTKKEQSVVWAKPLTNSCYLKRDSRTRPPLCDSKDDPDASWNVSMKACISRYSSKMHKERGSGLAPWPRRLTAAPPRLEEIGVSPEEFQEDTSIWHFRVIEYWKQMKSVIQKNSIRNVMDMNSYLGGFAAALNEKDVWVMNVAPVHVSARLKIIYDRGLIGTVHDWCEAFSTYPRTYDLLHAWEVFSEIDERGCSTEDLLIEMDRILRPYGFVIIRDKPAVINHIRKFLTALKWDGWLSEVEPRVDALSSRDERVLIARKKLWDEGTSVM, encoded by the exons ATGAAGCACAAGAGCGAGCTCAGCTCTTTCCCCACGGCGAACAAGCTGCTGAAGTTCGCTCTGATCGGTCTCATTGGGTGCCTGGGCTTGCTCTGTTTGTACTACGGGTGGTCTTTCGGGCCGGGCTCCCGGAGATCCGACGAGGAGGCTTCTGGGTCCGATGGAGTCGACCCGCTTTTCGGCGGGTTCGTTCTCCATCACGATTTGGATGATTTGCATGACGACCAGGAGCACAACTCTGAGGTCCCCAAAAGCTTGCCT ATATGCGATTTACGGTTTTCGGAGTTGATACCTTGTCTGGATAGAAACCTTATTTACCAACTGAGATTAAAGCCGAATTTGACGTTAATGGAGCATTACGAACGGCACTGCCCGCCTCCAGAGCGGCGTTATAATTGCTTGATACCGCCCCCACTTGGTTATAAG ATACCTATAAGATGGCCGGCAAGTAGAGATGAAGTATGGAAGGCCAACATTCCCCACACCCATCTTGCTCAAGAGAAGTCAGATCAGAATTGGATGGTTGTGAATGGGGACAAGATCAATTTTCCGGGTGGTGGGACACATTTCCATGATGGAGCTGATAAGTACATTGTTGCTCTTTCCAGG ATGCTTAAATTTCCTGGTGATAAATTCAATAATGGTGGAAATATCCGTAATGTTCTCGATGTGGGTTGTGGAGTTGCGAGTTTTGGGGCATATCTTCTTTCTCATGACGTCATAGCTCTGTCCCTTGCTCCAAATGATGTGCATGAGAATCAAATACAATTTGCACTAGAGAGGGGCATTCCCTCTACTCTTGGTATCTTGGGTACAAAAAGACTTACTTATCCAAGCAGATCATTTGAGCTGGCTCATTGCTCTCGGTGTCGAATAGATTGGCTTCAAAGAGATGGAATCCTGTTATTAGAGCTGGACAGATTACTAAGACCTGGAGGGTATTTTGTGTACACTTCTCCTGAAGCATATGCAAATGATCCGGAAAATCGGAGGATCTGGAATGCTATGTATGAtcttctgaaaagaatgtgctGGAGAGTTGTAACAAAGAAAGAGCAGAGTGTTGTATGGGCCAAGCCACTGACTAATAGTTGTTACTTAAAGAGAGATTCTAGGACCCGGCCCCCTCTCTGCGATTCCAAGGATGACCCTGATGCAAGTTGGAATGTGAGCATGAAGGCGTGCATTTCTCGATACTCTTCAA AGATGCACAAGGAAAGAGGAAGTGGGCTAGCTCCTTGGCCACGGAGGCTTACCGCTGCACCGCCTCGCCTGGAAGAAATTGGTGTCAGTCCTGAAGAATTCCAAGAGGACACT AGCATATGGCACTTCAGAGTGATTGAGTACTGGAAGCAGATGAAGTCTGTCATACAgaaaaattcaattagaaatgtCATGGATATGAACTCATACCTTGGTGGATTTGCTGCTGCCCTGAATGAAAAAGACGTCTGGGTGATGAATGTTGCTCCTGTCCATGTATCTGCCAGACTCAAGATCATCTATGATCGGGGCTTAATTGGAACTGTTCATGACTG GTGTGAAGCATTTTCTACGTATCCACGTACATATGACCTTCTACATGCGTGGGAAGTATTCTCAGAGATTGATGAGCGCGGGTGCAGTACAGAGGATCTATTGATTGAAATGGATAGGATACTCAGACCATATGGGTTTGTCATCATAAGAGACAAACCTGCCGTTATAAACCATATTCGAAAGTTTCTGACTGCCTTGAAATGGGATGGCTGGTTATCAGAAGTAGAACCACGGGTCGATGCTCTTTCCTCAAGGGATGAAAGAGTTTTGATTGCTAGAAAGAAGTTGTGGGACGAGGGGACTTCAGTAATGTGA
- the LOC137749578 gene encoding E3 ubiquitin-protein ligase RGLG2: MGGRSSKEGSYRQNSSSRSSSSWGGHPGGQSTSYAQPPYGQGSQSYPPPPQESYQSAQPYYAPVYSAPVAPRAQEKTFDRRYSRIADNYHSLEEVTEALARAGLESSNLIVGIDFTKSNEWTGARSFNRKSLHHIGNGPNPYEHAISIIGKTLAAFDEDNLIPCFGFGDATTHDQDVFSFYDDRYCNGFEEVLARYKEIVPKLRLAGPTSFAPVIEQAMTIVEESAGQYHVLLIIADGQVTRSVDTENGRLSPQEQNTVNAIVAASKLPLSIILVGVGDGPWDMMKEFDDNIPARAFDNFQFVNFTQIMSKNVPPSRKETEFALAALMEIPAQYKATIELNILGGRKGNIPQKVPLPPPVYGASSFSSSKASRATSFSSPSFTKPSHTSYEPSVPPYYGDSSSVGTAPPAPSSTYDNQVCPICLTNPKDMAFGCGHQTCCECGQDLQSCPICRSAIQTRIKLY; this comes from the exons ATGGGTGGGAGAAGTTCAAAAGAGGGGAGCTATAGGCAAAATTCATCTTCTCGTTCGAGCTCCTCATGGGGCGGGCATCCAGGAGGTCAATCAACGTCATATGCTCAACCTCCATATGGTCAAGGAAGTCAGAGTTATCCACCACCACCCCAGGAATCCTATCAATCAGCACAGCCTTACTATGCCCCCGTGTACAGTGCTCCTGTGGCCCCTCGGGCTCAGGAGAAGACGTTTGATAGGAGATATTCCAGAATTGCTGATAATTACCATTCCCTGGAGGAA GTGACAGAGGCTCTTGCGCGTGCTGGTCTCGAGTCTTCCAATCTTATCGTTGGTATTGATTTCACAAAGAGCAATGAATGGACAG GTGCGAGGTCATTTAACCGAAAAAGCTTGCATCACATTGGGAACGGGCCAAATCCCTACGAACATGCGATATCCATTATTGGAAAAACCTTGGCTGCTTTTGATGAGGATAACCTCATTCCCTGTTTCGGCTTTGGGGATG CGACAACTCATGATCAAGATGTGTTTAGTTTCTATGATGATAGATATTGCAATGGATTTGAGGAAGTATTGGCTCGCTACAAGGAAATTGTTCCCAAGCTACGGCTTGCAG GACCGACTTCATTTGCACCTGTAATTGAACAGGCCATGACCATTGTTGAGGAGAGTGCTGGCCAATACCATGTCCTGTTGATAATTGCAGATGGCCAG GTAACTAGAAGCGTTGATACTGAGAATGGCAGGCTGAGCCCTCAGGAACAGAACACGGTTAATGCCATTGTTGCTGCAAG TAAGCTCCCTCTATCAATTATTCTAGTTGGTGTTGGAGATGGGCCATGGGACATGATGAAGGAATTTGATGACAATATTCCTGCTCGGGCATTTGATAATTTCCAA TTTGTGAATTTTACGCAAATTATGTCAAAGAATGTGCCACCGTCAAGAAAAGAGACTGAATTTGCTCTAGCAGCCTTGATGGAAATTCCTGCTCAGTATAAAGCAACAATAGAGCTCAATATATTGGG TGGTCGGAAGGGAAATATTCCCCAGAAGGTTCCTCTCCCCCCTCCAGTGTATGGAGCGTCATCTTTCAGCAGCTCAAAGGCTTCCCGTGCTACCAGTTTCAGTTCGCCATCTTTCACGAAACCTTCCCATACCAGTTACGAGCCAAGTGTTCCTCCTTATTATGGAGACAGCAGTTCCGTCGGTACAGCTCCACCTGCTCCCAGTTCTACCTATGATAATCAG